Proteins from a single region of Nomia melanderi isolate GNS246 chromosome 11, iyNomMela1, whole genome shotgun sequence:
- the LOC116432199 gene encoding androgen-induced gene 1 protein isoform X1, with translation MTMRDSLLFVFHVISCVQFSFAVYYDYVHVVVPRRSTEIHSDYGGKFKFLTFWNAIVQAIFFFICMLNDWFGTNAVNPKKPPFIRKLKDFVHASFSFPGAMLVGIVFWTLMFIDRELIFPKALDAYFPWWLNHLMHTMIVVSILVETILAPRKYPKRLHGVLATTGVEILYTIWMHIIYYKSNAWVYPVMDVMSFPVRMVFIAALLTFGAIVYIAGEALDNFVWGNEHNKQQKSHAKSK, from the exons ATGACGATGAGGGACAGCTTACTGTTTGTCTTTCACGTAATCTCGTGTGTGCAATTCAGTTTCGCGGTGTATTATGATTACGTGCACGTTGTCGTGCCCCGTCGTTCTACAGAGATTCACAGCGACTATGGCGGGAAATTCAAGTTCCTCACATTCTGGAACGCG ATCGTACAAGCAATATTCTTCTTCATATGCATGCTGAACGATTGGTTCGGCACGAACGCCGTGAACCCGAAGAAACCGCCTTTCATACGTAAACTGAAGGATTTCGTCCATGCGTCTTTCAGCTTCCCGGGAGCGATG CTCGTCGGGATAGTGTTCTGGACGCTGATGTTCATAGATCGCGAATTAATATTCCCGAAGGCCCTTGACGCGTATTTCCCATGGTGGCTGAACCATTTGATGCACACGATGATCGTGGTCTCGATACTAGTGGAGACTATACTGGCGCCAAGGAAATACCCGAAACGATTGCACGGAGTGCTCGCCACTACCGGCGTAGAAATTCTATATACAATCTG GATGCACATAATCTATTACAAGAGCAACGCTTGGGTGTACCCTGTAATGGATGTGATGTCTTTCCCAGTGAGAATGGTGTTCATAGCAGCACTGCTGACATTCGGTGCAATCGTATATATTGCGGGGGAGGCATTGGACAACTTCGTTTGGGGTAACGAACACAATAAACAGCAAAAGTCTCATGCCAAGAGCAAGTAG
- the LOC116432199 gene encoding androgen-induced gene 1 protein isoform X2, with the protein MTMRDSLLFVFHVISCVQFSFAVYYDYVHVVVPRRSTEIHSDYGGKFKFLTFWNAIVQAIFFFICMLNDWFGTNAVNPKKPPFIRKLKDFVHASFSFPGAMLVGIVFWTLMFIDRELIFPKALDAYFPWWLNHLMHTMIVVSILVETILAPRKYPKRLHGVLATTGVEILYTIWMHIIYYKSNAWVYPVMDVMSFPVRMVFIAALLTFGAIVYIAGEALDNFVWGKKYVAESDGPDLKA; encoded by the exons ATGACGATGAGGGACAGCTTACTGTTTGTCTTTCACGTAATCTCGTGTGTGCAATTCAGTTTCGCGGTGTATTATGATTACGTGCACGTTGTCGTGCCCCGTCGTTCTACAGAGATTCACAGCGACTATGGCGGGAAATTCAAGTTCCTCACATTCTGGAACGCG ATCGTACAAGCAATATTCTTCTTCATATGCATGCTGAACGATTGGTTCGGCACGAACGCCGTGAACCCGAAGAAACCGCCTTTCATACGTAAACTGAAGGATTTCGTCCATGCGTCTTTCAGCTTCCCGGGAGCGATG CTCGTCGGGATAGTGTTCTGGACGCTGATGTTCATAGATCGCGAATTAATATTCCCGAAGGCCCTTGACGCGTATTTCCCATGGTGGCTGAACCATTTGATGCACACGATGATCGTGGTCTCGATACTAGTGGAGACTATACTGGCGCCAAGGAAATACCCGAAACGATTGCACGGAGTGCTCGCCACTACCGGCGTAGAAATTCTATATACAATCTG GATGCACATAATCTATTACAAGAGCAACGCTTGGGTGTACCCTGTAATGGATGTGATGTCTTTCCCAGTGAGAATGGTGTTCATAGCAGCACTGCTGACATTCGGTGCAATCGTATATATTGCGGGGGAGGCATTGGACAACTTCGTTTGGG GGAAAAAATACGTAGCCGAAAGTGATGGACCAGATTTGAAAGCGTGA
- the smo gene encoding smoothened, frizzled class receptor, protein MTLLVICCFFMFHRVSSELTHGFSGNSNNENKTWNSLELSPRHRIKDSSYLLERYPIRELPSDPLNCRRPAKCVELEKSTCMGTRLSYATTTLDLIPEHMTQDMIEERLHILQALRHIPKCWAVVQPLLCSIFMPKCINDTVDLPSQEMCKIISGPCRIVFNQTIWPSFIKCENTELFPRLCKNDIRELKFNISGKCLKPLVPTDNALAIFEGVESCGTQCNDPLFTPDEHKQIHSFIAWAAGICGSFNLFTVITFLIDWRSANKYPALVIFYINCCFMISCIGWLAQFMSGSREVIVCRKDGTLRMSEPSGENLLCVVVFVLVYYSLMAAMVWFVILTYAWHMSFQALGKIQDRIDKKGAYFHLIAWCLPLVLTVTIMALGEIDGNSVTGICFVGYANHAIRAWFLLGPVLIVLMVGGYFLSRGLITLIRLKITSQEIISERASAKIRETIVRMGLFSIFTFAAVVVTFYCHIYEFQHSWQWRQSFRNYMICAITTKYLDISECKMEVRPSAAKMQLHLLLPFFSGILMSSWVWTSSTVDTWARFLRRTFNCETEEPIRLKKHKVIAQAFAKRKTFNNAGRLSISFHNTHDDPVGLNFDLNSVASQDFSSTWAAALPKLVTRRCALVGGTGSVSSNRRNSVDSEISFSVRRVSVESRRNSLDSQISVQIAELKTTRKVASSSRGRRGKRRRDFRKSRSGKVGPLFRRGSTTSQESQLGAQILSALTIGGDSRIPAIQVPNMKRRSAITGLDERALNPKLFDGKNVNTLLPFLFPGQSNSEEVSSEKQHQGNTGKDTDIEGGNIEKDDQEDQDSDSDDSQPEEETKMLEPEEPHERSKSKTSNKSSKSYESVRRSREGRRSKYFLQDETILKHLFQESNDIKLKNDSDIIEAYKKAGMGNLASSLNSCCPEVTRLKQPDVQTRDNAREMATQTSLPLDILEMEELKQSIDEIINSRHCSSKGTQISPQLSKSKNIAV, encoded by the exons aTGACACTTCTGGTGATCTGTTGCTTCTTCATGTTTCACCGAGTGTCGTCGGAATTGACGCACGGTTTCTCTGGGAATTCCAACAATGAAAACAAAACATGGAACAGCCTGGAATTAAGTCCCAGACACAGGATTAAGGATTCCAGCTACTTATTGGAGAGATATCCAATAAGAGAGTTACCATCTGATCCTTTGAATTGTCGAAGACCAGCTAAATGTGTGGAATTGGAGAAGAGCACATGTATGGGCACAAGATTATCATATGCCACGACCACATTGGATTTGATACCCGAACACATGACCCAAGACATGATAGAG GAAAGATTGCATATATTACAAGCATTAAGACATATACCAAAGTGCTGGGCAGTTGTTCAACCATTATTATGCTCAATATTCATGCCAAAATGTATCAATGATACAGTAGACTTGCCATCTCAAGAAATGTGCAAGATCATTTCAGGACCCTGCAGAATTGTATTCAACCAAACGATATGGCCCAGCTTTATCAAATGTGAAAACACGGAATTGTTTCCAAGATTATGCAAAAACGATATTAGAGagctgaaatttaatatttcaggcaAGTGTTTGAAGCCTCTGGTTCCAACAGATAATGCACTTGCAATTTTTGAAGGAGTTGAAAGTTGTGGGACGCAATGCAATGACCCTTTGTTTACACCGGATGAGCACAAACAGATTCATTCCTTTATTGCTTGGGCTGCAGGGATCTGTGGTTCATTCAACCTGTTTACAGTT ataACATTTTTAATCGATTGGAGAAGTGCAAATAAATATCCAGCTTTAgttatattctatataaattgtTGTTTTATGATATCTTGTATCGGATGGCTTGCTCAATTTATGTCTGGAAGCAGAGAAGTGATTGTATGCCGTAAAGATGGCACATTAAGAATGAGCGAACCTAG CGGAGAAAACTTACTGTGCGTCGTCGTATTTGTCCTAGTTTATTATTCTCTTATGGCAGCTATGGTATGGTTTGTGATTCTGACGTATGCTTGGCACATGAGTTTTCAAGCGCTGGGTAAAATTCAAGATAGAATCGACAAAAAGGGCGCATATTTCCATTTGATTGCTTGGTGCTTACCACTTGTTTTAACTGTCACCATCATGGCGTTAGGAGAAATTGATGGAAACAGCGTAACCGGTATTTGTTTCGTCGGCTACGCTAATCACGCAATCAGAGCCTGGTTTTTGCTTGGTCCCGTGTTGATTGTTTTAATGGTCGGCGGATATTTTTTATCCAGAG GATTGATTACTCTGATTCGATTAAAGATAACTAGCCAAGAAATTATATCCGAAAGGGCTAGCGCTAAAATACGCGAGACGATTGTGCGTATGGGTCTCTTTTCGATTTTCACGTTCGCTGCGGTCGTAGTGACATTCTACTGTCATATTTACGAATTTCAACATTCATGGCAGTGGCGTCAAAGCTTTAGAAACTATATGAT ATGTGCAATAACGACGAAATACTTGGACATCTCTGAATGTAAAATGGAGGTCCGACCGAGTGCTGCTAAAATGCAGCTACATTTACTTCTGCCTTTCTTCTCCGGGATTCTCATGTCTTCATGGGTTTGGACAAGCTCAACGGTGGACACATGGGCTAGATTTCTTAGACG AACTTTTAATTGCGAGACGGAAGAACCAATCAGACTCAAGAAACACAAGGTAATTGCTCAAGCGTTCGCGAAAAGGAAGACGTTCAACAACGCCGGTCGCCTGTCCATAAGTTTCCATAATACTCACGACGATCCGGTTGGCTTAAACTTCGATTTAAATTCGGTAGCTTCTCAAGACTTCAGCTCGACGTGGGCTGCAGCTTTGCCGAAATTAGTTACGCGCAGATGCGCGCTGGTCGGTGGGACCGGTTCAGTGTCCAGCAACCGAAGAAACTCTGTGGACTCCGAGATCAGTTTCAGCGTGCGCCGTGTGTCTGTGGAATCCAGGAGGAATTCCTTGGATTCGCAGATATCAGTGCAAATAGCCGAGCTGAAGACAACGCGAAAAGTAGCGAGCAGTTCGCGTGGACGGCGCGGCAAGCGTCGCCGAGACTTCAGGAAGTCGAGGTCGGGCAAAGTAGGCCCACTGTTCAGGAGAGGCAGCACCACGTCGCAAGAGAGTCAGCTGGGCGCGCAAATATTGTCAGCATTGACCATAGGCGGTGATTCAAGGATACCAGCGATTCAGGTGCCGAATATGAAAAGACGATCGGCGATCACTGGCCTGGATGAACGTGCCTTGAATCCCAAATTGTTCGATGGGAAAAATGTCAATACACTCTTGCCGTTCTTGTTCCCCGGGCAAAGCAACAGCGAAGAAGTCAGTAGCGAGAAACAGCATCAAGGGAACACGGGGAAGGACACAGACATCGAAGGTGGCAACATTGAGAAAGACGACCAGGAGGACCAAGACAGCGACAGCGACGACAGTCAGCCGGAAGAGGAGACGAAGATGCTAGAACCTGAAGAGCCACACGAGCGTAGCAAAAGTAAAACTAGTAATAAAAGTTCCAAAAGTTACGAGAGCGTTAGGAGGAGTAGAGAGGGCCGAAGGAGTAAATATTTCCTCCAGGATGAAACAATTTTGAAACACTTGTTCCAGGAGTCTAATGATATTAAGTTGAAAAACGATAGCGATATCATTGAAGCGTATAAGAAGGCAGGAATGGGTAATTTAGCGTCCAGCTTGAACTCGTGTTGTCCAGAAGTGACGCGACTCAAACAACCGGATGTACAGACTCGGGACAACGCTCGAGAAATGGCGACGCAAACGTCACTGCCACTGGACATTTTGGAAATGGAAGAATTGAAACAGAGCATAGACGAGATTATAAACAGTCGGCATTGCAGCTCGAAAGGGACGCAAATCTCGCCGCAATTAAGCAAGAGCAAAAACATTGCTGTTTAA
- the LOC116432168 gene encoding dyslexia-associated protein KIAA0319, translating into MLEIFYMGLYLLLFGNCIGDYSDWDTKWQMVCPGLYPRVFTSYTPLGNLSSGIYDGQPHMSSIQHCVAACCSKPKCNVALMHNSTCYHLQCESSKICLPFYRTDLANESPPSMVLVKPVNEDEIWSELLKQMNDDTGTLLTDGTERDHNLFGGSNEISCITQGNCLENEICVKSPDKSDVGICQCSIGFKRNIEGICIMDENMELGVTPQIKAQILKDSSASMTPPMKRLLVSAVSKEVRLPENEVTLSAYTVPAEQENEHYNYAWSLLSQPESHPGTMTDQNRMTVKLTNLSEGLYTFKVTVNSPNAYGEAYANVSVLPPKRINQAPIAIISPASQIVKLPNTGAVLDGSSSKDDDRVISYHWELQQGPIGYQPNLVDTPTLQLDNLIPGNYTFKLTVEDSDHITNSTSANITVLKVIDYPPSANAGQNIIIYLPQNTLTLNGNLSTDDHGIASWEWTKSPSDQNKAVDMQNTRTPYLQLSNLEEGMYTFVLKVTDDSEQSSTAEVHVFVKPPTNKPPKADAGEDTTIALPETGTVLDGHKSKDDIKIVSYHWEQVSGPSNAEFSAVNESITNVTKLTKGDYEFKLTVIDDNGNKDSDTVKVKVTQNKNAPPKANAGGDQVVIAPISALIINGSQSTDDLRIKEWIWTRDASSLAIGTIIQNTDKSSVLMLTDIVPGRYVFRLKVVDDQGLSSEDTVSVIVKTDPQLLHLVELTLNIGANMLTVSQKSSLVVKLQMLLRDEASIIVRNLRAEPHTGRAVIVFYVEKKGGQTTMPGPEVVKRLKEKLRQDSGLLQLSVANIDTAVCQNNCSGHGVCDQETRLCMCEAFWMQNLIQKYFGNGDSNCDWSILYVIIALLSLVVCWVGLIWGLFCLCQRICTGKRRSLRAKKKPPRYSLLQPEPEDDSSTFSTHKMVLSESDTDSDDVLFEHRKSKNSSQTRNGKSRNGFIKVGSKVKT; encoded by the exons ATGCTTGAAATCTTTTACATgggattatatttattactcttTGGTAATTGCATTGGGGATTATTCTGACTGGGATACGAAATGGCAAATGGTATGTCCTGGTTTATATCCCAGGGTATTTACGAGTTACACGCCTTTGGGAAATCTTTCCAGTGGGATATACGATGGTCAGCCACATATGAGTAGCATTCAACATTGTGTTGCTGCATGCTGCAGTAAACCTAAATGCAATGTGGCTCTTATGCATAATAGTACTTGTTACCATTTGCAATGTGAAAGTTCCAAAATATGTTTACCTTTCTATAGAACAGATTTAGCTAATGAAAGTCCACCAAGTATGGTATTAGTTAAGCCTGTAAATGAAGATGAAATATGGAgtgaattattgaaacaaatgaatgaTGACACTGG TACCCTGCTTACGGATGGTACAGAAAGGGACCATAATCTTTTTGGTGGATCAAATGAGATAAGCTGTATTACTCAAGGAAATTGTTTGGAGAATGAAATATGTGTTAAAAGTCCAGACAAGTCTGATGTTGGTATATGTCAATGCTCTATTGGATTTAAACGCAACATAGAAG GAATTTGTATCATGGATGAGAACATGGAACTTGGTGTAACTCCACAGATAAAAGCACAAATTCTGAAAGATTCTAGTGCATCAATGACACCACCAATGAAAAGATTGTTAGTTTCTGCTGTGTCAAAGGAAGTACGTTTACCAGAAAATGAAGTAACATTATCTGCCTATACTGTACCTGCAGAGCAGGAGAATGAGCATTATAATTATGCATGGAGCCTTTTAAGTCAGCCAGAAAGTCACCCTGGCACTATGACTGATCAGAATCGTATGACTGTTAAATTAACTAATCTGTCTGAGggtttatatacatttaaagtGACAGTAAATAGTCCAAATGCTTATGGTGAAGCATATGCAAATGTCAGCGTTTTACCAC CTAAAAGAATAAATCAAGCACCAATAGCTATAATTTCTCCTGCTTCACAAATCGTAAAGCTACCAAACACTGGAGCTGTGTTAGACGGATCATCTAGTAAAGATGACGACCGAGTTATTTCTTATCACTGGGAACTGCAGCAAGGACCTATTGGTTATCAACCTAATCTAGTCGATACACCCACACTGCAGTTAGATAATCTTATTCCAGGAAATTATACGTTTAA ATTGACTGTGGAAGACTCTGATCATATTACGAACTCTACAAGTGCTAATATAACGGTATTGAAAGTAATCGACTATCCTCCCAGCGCGAACGCAGgacagaatattattatatacttacCTCAGAATACGCTTACACTTAATGGTAACTTAAGCACAGATGACCATGGAATAGCTAGTTGGGAATGGACGAAAAGTCCTTCCGACCAGAATAAAGCGGTGGACATGCAAAACACGAGGACGCCATATTTACAATTATCTAATTTAGAGGAGGGAATGTATACGTTTGTGCTGAAAGTGACGGATGACTCTGAACAGTCCTCAACAGCTGAGGTCCATGTGTTTGTAAAACCACCAACAAATAAACCACCCAAAG CTGATGCTGGCGAAGATACAACCATAGCTCTACCAGAAACCGGAACCGTACTCGACGGTCACAAAAGTAAAGATGACATTAAAATTGTATCATATCATTGGGAACAAGTCAG TGGACCCAGCAATGCAGAATTCTCTGCGGTTAACGAATCAATTACCaatgtaacaaaactaacaaagggTGACTACGAGTTTAagttaactgtgatcgatgatAACGGGAATAAAGATTCTGATACCGTGAAAGTAAAAGTAACGCAAA ACAAGAACGCTCCGCCTAAAGCAAACGCGGGTGGTGATCAAGTTGTGATCGCACCCATTAGCGCACTTATCATAAATGGATCTCAGTCGACCGATGACTTAAGAATTAAAGAATGGATATGGACAAGGGATGCATCTAGTCTTGCTATTGGTACGATTATTCAAAATACGGACAAATCATCGGTTTTAATG TTGACTGATATTGTCCCAGGGAGATACGTTTTTAGATTAAAAGTGGTAGATGACCAAGGTCTTAGTAGCGAAGACACTGTCTCGGTTATAGTGAAAACAG ATccacaattattacatttaGTTGAACTAACATTAAACATTGGAGCAAATATGCTAACAGTATCACAAAAGAGTTCATTGGTAGTGAAGTTACAAATGTTGCTGCGAGATGAAGCATCAATCATTGTTCGAAATTTGAGAGCAGAACCTCACACTGGTAGAGCAGTGATAGTATTCTACGTTGAGAAAAAAGGAGGACAAACGACAATGCCGGGACCGGAAGTGGTTAAGCggttgaaagaaaaattgagacaAGATTCTGGTCTTCTACAATTGTCTGTGGCGAACATCGACACTGCTGTATGTCAAAATAATTGTTCAG GTCATGGGGTATGCGACCAAGAGACAAGATTATGTATGTGCGAAGCATTTTGGatgcaaaatttaatacaaaaatatttcggtAATGGCGACTCCAATTGCG ATTGGAGCATCCTTTACGTAATAATCGCATTGCTATCTCTGGTTGTCTGTTGGGTTGGTCTCATTTGGGGCCTGTTTTGCCTATGCCAAAGAATATGTACAGGGAAACGACGTTCGCTTCGCGCCAAGAAAAAACCTCCTCGTTACTCTCTGTTACAACCGGAACCAGAAGACGACAGTAGCacgt tttcaacgCATAAAATGGTACTATCCGAATCAGATACAGACTCTGACGATGTTCTGTTCGAACATCGTAAGTCGAAGAACAGCAGTCAAACAAGAAATGGTAAATCTCGGAATGGCTTTATCAAAGTGGGTTCCAAAGTGAAGACATAA
- the LOC116432192 gene encoding E3 ubiquitin-protein ligase TRIM45 isoform X2, with protein MDCAKCSKCRFMKSCCGEKTSMDGKNENNELNDKDCTFPKRKNKVADAQSVVNVDPLAFAKSLRVPVSWSTNRTNSMYQPSSELSYNVENQVSNEYTEEEIFSSLKNGEDEDFRCPRCGKRMHEPRLLPCLHPMCSPCVLELLSKRSCNSPKIIKMQNTRSGDQKNNFHETCPLCDSRLPSVGSPIPPPHYPLQHRLVMDAIRCRLANRVLCDVCTDEVIALVQCSTCLRNFCSECGMEHQQLVTMEFKPLKHTIRPLWEATKLRRTALCQKHSTQALRFYCIACQQVTCKECMWSTQHRGHASENASGAGKRVALYLTTVLQKAKALLNMLLTQYDRNAFLNGTFEEIRDTIISMDYRYVIPIVSSI; from the exons ATGGATTGTGCCAAATGCTCGAAGTGTCGATTCATGAAAAGCTGTTGCGGTGAGAAAACGTCGATGGATGGCAAGAATGAAAATAACGAACTGAACGACAAAGACTGTACATTTCCAAAACGGAAAAATAAAGTTGCAGACGCTCAGTCGGTTGTCAATGTAGATCCATTGGCTTTCGCTAAGAGCCTCCG GGTGCCTGTGTCTTGGAGCACAAACAGGACCAATTCGATGTACCAGCCATCTTCTGAATTGTCTTATAACGTAGAGAATCAAGTAAGTAACGAATACACCGAAGAAGAAATCTTTTCTTCCCTTAAGAATGGGGAAGACGAAGATTTCCGGTGCCCTAGATGTGGTAAACGGATGCACGAGCCGAGACTTCTTCCATGCCTGCATCCTATGTGTTCACCGTGTGTTTTAGAATTACTGAGCAAAC GTTCTTGTAATTCCCCTAAAATCATTAAGATGCAGAACACACGATCTGGAGATCAAAAGAATAATTTCCATGAAACGTGTCCTCTATGCGATTCTCGTCTACCCAGCGTTGGTTCTCCAATTCCTCCTCCACACTATCCTCTTCAGCACCGGTTGGTTATGGATGCTATACGCTGTAGACTTGCGAATAGAGTTCTATGCGACGTTTGCACGGATGAAGTGATT GCACTTGTCCAGTGTTCCACGTGTCTCCGGAATTTCTGTTCAGAGTGTGGGATGGAACATCAACAATTAGTCACTATGGAATTTAAACCATTAAAACATACAATAAGACCTCTCTGGGAAGCTACCAAATTGCGGCGCACCGCACTGTGTCAAAAACATTCTACACAGGCTTTGAGGTTTTATTGTATAGCATGCCAACAG GTGACATGTAAAGAATGTATGTGGAGTACTCAACATCGAGGCCATGCTAGCGAAAATGCATCTGGAGCTGGTAAAAGGGTCGCTCTATATTTGACAACTGTACTGCAAAAGGCAAAGGCACTTTTAAACATGCTTTTGACACAGTACGATCGAAATGCATTTTTAAATGGAACCTTTGAAGAAATAAGGGATACTATCATTTCAATGGATTACCGGTACGTTATACCGATAGTATCtagcatttaa
- the LOC116432192 gene encoding E3 ubiquitin-protein ligase TRIM45 isoform X1, which yields MDCAKCSKCRFMKSCCGEKTSMDGKNENNELNDKDCTFPKRKNKVADAQSVVNVDPLAFAKSLRYDVYSRVPVSWSTNRTNSMYQPSSELSYNVENQVSNEYTEEEIFSSLKNGEDEDFRCPRCGKRMHEPRLLPCLHPMCSPCVLELLSKRSCNSPKIIKMQNTRSGDQKNNFHETCPLCDSRLPSVGSPIPPPHYPLQHRLVMDAIRCRLANRVLCDVCTDEVIALVQCSTCLRNFCSECGMEHQQLVTMEFKPLKHTIRPLWEATKLRRTALCQKHSTQALRFYCIACQQVTCKECMWSTQHRGHASENASGAGKRVALYLTTVLQKAKALLNMLLTQYDRNAFLNGTFEEIRDTIISMDYRYVIPIVSSI from the exons ATGGATTGTGCCAAATGCTCGAAGTGTCGATTCATGAAAAGCTGTTGCGGTGAGAAAACGTCGATGGATGGCAAGAATGAAAATAACGAACTGAACGACAAAGACTGTACATTTCCAAAACGGAAAAATAAAGTTGCAGACGCTCAGTCGGTTGTCAATGTAGATCCATTGGCTTTCGCTAAGAGCCTCCG TTACGATGTTTATTCAAGGGTGCCTGTGTCTTGGAGCACAAACAGGACCAATTCGATGTACCAGCCATCTTCTGAATTGTCTTATAACGTAGAGAATCAAGTAAGTAACGAATACACCGAAGAAGAAATCTTTTCTTCCCTTAAGAATGGGGAAGACGAAGATTTCCGGTGCCCTAGATGTGGTAAACGGATGCACGAGCCGAGACTTCTTCCATGCCTGCATCCTATGTGTTCACCGTGTGTTTTAGAATTACTGAGCAAAC GTTCTTGTAATTCCCCTAAAATCATTAAGATGCAGAACACACGATCTGGAGATCAAAAGAATAATTTCCATGAAACGTGTCCTCTATGCGATTCTCGTCTACCCAGCGTTGGTTCTCCAATTCCTCCTCCACACTATCCTCTTCAGCACCGGTTGGTTATGGATGCTATACGCTGTAGACTTGCGAATAGAGTTCTATGCGACGTTTGCACGGATGAAGTGATT GCACTTGTCCAGTGTTCCACGTGTCTCCGGAATTTCTGTTCAGAGTGTGGGATGGAACATCAACAATTAGTCACTATGGAATTTAAACCATTAAAACATACAATAAGACCTCTCTGGGAAGCTACCAAATTGCGGCGCACCGCACTGTGTCAAAAACATTCTACACAGGCTTTGAGGTTTTATTGTATAGCATGCCAACAG GTGACATGTAAAGAATGTATGTGGAGTACTCAACATCGAGGCCATGCTAGCGAAAATGCATCTGGAGCTGGTAAAAGGGTCGCTCTATATTTGACAACTGTACTGCAAAAGGCAAAGGCACTTTTAAACATGCTTTTGACACAGTACGATCGAAATGCATTTTTAAATGGAACCTTTGAAGAAATAAGGGATACTATCATTTCAATGGATTACCGGTACGTTATACCGATAGTATCtagcatttaa
- the LOC116432193 gene encoding E3 ubiquitin-protein ligase TRIM45 isoform X2, translating to MSMLKPPHSGIYHCCTFCSSGGKKEATCGCGGTMPGGYQGCGHGHIGHPGVSHWSCCGSILKHGRCLVFQK from the exons ATGTCAATGTTAAAACCTCCTCACAGTGGTATTTATCATTGTTGTACATTTTGTTCAAGTGGAGGTAAAAAGGAAGCGACTTGTGGCTGTGGTGGAACTATGCCtg gtGGATATCAGGGTTGTGGGCATGGTCATATTGGACATCCAGGTGTCAGCCACTGGTCTTGTTGTGGATCAATTTTGAAACACGGACGTTGCTTAGTCTTTCAAAAAT AA
- the LOC116432193 gene encoding E3 ubiquitin-protein ligase TRIM45 isoform X1, producing MSMLKPPHSGIYHCCTFCSSGGKKEATCGCGGTMPGGYQGCGHGHIGHPGVSHWSCCGSILKHGRCLVFQKCMHQLLL from the exons ATGTCAATGTTAAAACCTCCTCACAGTGGTATTTATCATTGTTGTACATTTTGTTCAAGTGGAGGTAAAAAGGAAGCGACTTGTGGCTGTGGTGGAACTATGCCtg gtGGATATCAGGGTTGTGGGCATGGTCATATTGGACATCCAGGTGTCAGCCACTGGTCTTGTTGTGGATCAATTTTGAAACACGGACGTTGCTTAGTCTTTCAAAAATGTATGCACCAACTGCTACTTTAA
- the Pef gene encoding penta-EF-hand domain containing protein peflin, with translation MAYPAAMYGANDPQAQINPQVQQWFAAVDRDNSGRISASELKSALANGQGGTFSDTACNLMIGMFDKEKSGTIDLFEFQSLYNYINAWLGVFRGFDHDNSGNIQENELSAALTQMGYRLSPDFISFLIKKCDPTGHSSITVDQFIVLCVQIQRFTDAFRVRDSDQAGSITIGFEDFLTVALNCSV, from the exons ATGGCGTATccg GCAGCAATGTATGGTGCTAATGATCCTCAAGCGCAAATAAATCCACAAGTACAACAATGGTTTGCTGCCGTTGATAGAGACAATAGTGGAAGAATTAGTGCATCAGAATTAAAGAGTGCATTAGCAAATGGGCAAGGAGGTACATTTTCAGATACTGCTTGTAACTTAATGATAG gaatGTTTGATAAAGAAAAAAGTGGTACCAttgatttattcgaatttcaatctctttataattatattaatgcaTGGCTGGGTGTCTTTCGTGGTTTTGATCATGACAATTCTGGAAATATACAAGAAAATGAATTAAGTGCAGCCTTAACACAAATGGGATACAGACTTAGTCCagactttatttcatttcttattaaaaaatgtgaTCCCACTGGTCATTCTTCTATTACTGTCGATCAGTTTATTGTATTATGCGTCCAAATTCAAAGGTTTACAG ATGCCTTCCGGGTTAGAGACTCTGACCAAGCAGGATCAATTACTATTGGATTTGAAGATTTTTTGACTGTTGCACTTAATTGTAGCGTGTAA